The Natronomonas salsuginis genome includes a region encoding these proteins:
- a CDS encoding enoyl-CoA hydratase/isomerase family protein, which translates to METVGTGLATVDRDGHRADVYLSRPAKRNAMTAPLIEDVIAAFEAVDRGDVRAITLLGEGPVFCAGMDLEHMRRRVEADDGAPDPLEALSELIDAIEATRRPVVVGIKRAAVAGAFELTLGCDFRVLGSEASYGVPEVELGTFPHVGATQRLPRLVGLSKAKEIVLTGEYVPPSEALECGLVHEVCAPDAVDDRARAFADRLCENAPLGVQHGKRALDEAFERSLEDGLAFERELGRELDDTRDYREGFDARIEGREPAFEGE; encoded by the coding sequence ATGGAGACGGTTGGAACCGGACTGGCGACGGTCGATAGAGACGGCCACAGGGCCGACGTGTACCTCTCGCGGCCGGCGAAGCGAAACGCGATGACTGCGCCGTTGATCGAGGACGTGATCGCTGCCTTCGAGGCGGTCGATCGCGGCGACGTTCGGGCGATCACGCTTCTCGGTGAGGGACCGGTGTTCTGTGCCGGGATGGATCTAGAGCACATGCGGCGTCGCGTCGAGGCGGACGACGGCGCTCCCGATCCCCTCGAGGCGCTCTCAGAGCTCATCGACGCTATCGAAGCGACCCGACGGCCCGTCGTCGTCGGGATCAAACGCGCCGCGGTCGCCGGGGCGTTCGAGTTGACGCTCGGCTGTGACTTCCGCGTGCTCGGTTCGGAAGCAAGCTACGGCGTTCCCGAGGTCGAACTCGGCACCTTTCCGCACGTCGGCGCGACACAGCGGCTTCCGCGGCTCGTCGGGCTCTCGAAGGCCAAGGAGATCGTGCTGACCGGGGAGTACGTTCCGCCGTCGGAGGCGCTCGAGTGCGGACTGGTCCACGAGGTCTGTGCGCCCGACGCCGTCGACGACCGCGCGCGGGCGTTCGCCGATCGACTCTGTGAGAACGCGCCGCTTGGGGTTCAGCACGGAAAGCGCGCGCTCGACGAAGCGTTCGAGCGGTCGCTCGAGGACGGACTCGCGTTCGAACGGGAACTCGGACGGGAACTGGACGACACACGCGATTACCGCGAGGGATTCGACGCGCGGATCGAGGGGCGGGAGCCGGCGTTCGAGGGCGAGTGA
- a CDS encoding universal stress protein, with product MYGTILLATDGSDDAAAALDHAIEIARSTGATLHAISVVETRTAYDNAIIDPEEVRENLRADAGDAVERAQAAATEAGVECHTTVAEGPPPERILEAIDEVGADAVIVGATGRSGFKRLVLGGTAEHLLDAASVPVIVIGGTLPHSGDTSG from the coding sequence ATGTACGGGACGATCCTGTTGGCGACCGACGGGAGCGACGACGCCGCGGCCGCGCTCGACCACGCGATCGAGATCGCTCGCTCGACCGGCGCGACGCTGCACGCGATCTCCGTCGTCGAGACGCGAACCGCCTACGACAACGCGATCATCGACCCCGAGGAGGTGCGCGAGAACCTCCGAGCCGACGCTGGAGACGCCGTCGAACGCGCGCAGGCGGCGGCGACCGAGGCGGGCGTCGAGTGTCACACTACCGTCGCCGAGGGGCCGCCGCCAGAGCGCATCCTCGAGGCGATCGACGAGGTCGGGGCGGACGCCGTGATCGTCGGGGCGACCGGTCGATCTGGGTTCAAACGGCTCGTGTTGGGCGGGACGGCCGAGCACCTCCTCGACGCCGCGTCGGTCCCGGTCATCGTCATCGGCGGGACGCTCCCCCACTCCGGCGACACGAGCGGGTGA
- a CDS encoding universal stress protein has protein sequence MRVLVPVDGSQPSDDSLAYALEQFPTDDIVALYVMDPVDGTTAWGPGSVDNWLSAAEERSETVLEDATAVAADVGVELATDSVVGRPSKAIVEYAAEHDIDHIVIGSHGRAGISRVLLGSVAETVVRRAPVPVTVARPTAE, from the coding sequence ATGCGTGTTCTCGTCCCCGTCGATGGTTCCCAACCGTCCGACGATTCGCTCGCGTACGCGCTCGAACAGTTCCCAACGGACGACATCGTCGCGCTCTACGTGATGGATCCGGTCGACGGCACGACCGCCTGGGGCCCCGGAAGCGTCGATAACTGGCTCTCCGCCGCCGAGGAGCGCTCGGAGACCGTCCTCGAGGACGCGACCGCGGTCGCGGCCGATGTGGGCGTCGAACTCGCGACGGATTCGGTCGTCGGCCGCCCGTCGAAGGCGATCGTCGAGTACGCCGCCGAACACGATATCGATCACATCGTCATCGGGAGCCACGGCCGTGCCGGGATCTCCCGCGTCCTCCTCGGGAGCGTCGCCGAGACGGTCGTCAGACGCGCGCCCGTCCCCGTCACCGTGGCTCGCCCGACCGCAGAGTGA
- a CDS encoding creatininase family protein, with protein sequence MRLDESTWTDARDAETELALLPVGSTEQHGPHAPLGVDSLTAEAIAEAGADRYAADSGDEPVVGPTIPVGIAEEHRAFDGTLWVSEDTFRSYVRETVESLAAHGFDRIVVVNGHGGNTEAIRELCARVSRDGDAYAAGYTWFDAVDFDAFGHAGPAETAVIRHLHPELIRDDRLDEAGDGAADGWGEWVAGTNLAYDSDEFTDSGVVGDPRDGDAALGEELLDSAAAELSKLLEAVARRGR encoded by the coding sequence ATGCGGCTCGACGAATCGACGTGGACCGACGCCCGAGACGCCGAAACAGAGCTCGCGCTGTTGCCGGTCGGCAGCACCGAACAGCACGGGCCGCACGCCCCCCTCGGGGTCGATTCACTGACCGCCGAGGCGATCGCCGAGGCGGGCGCGGATCGCTACGCGGCTGACTCCGGCGACGAGCCGGTCGTCGGCCCGACGATCCCCGTCGGGATCGCCGAGGAACACCGCGCCTTCGACGGGACGCTTTGGGTTTCGGAGGACACGTTTCGCAGCTACGTTCGAGAAACCGTCGAGAGTCTCGCCGCTCACGGCTTCGATCGGATCGTCGTCGTCAACGGCCACGGCGGCAACACGGAGGCGATCCGCGAGCTGTGCGCGCGGGTGAGCCGCGACGGCGACGCCTACGCGGCCGGCTACACGTGGTTCGACGCGGTCGACTTCGACGCGTTCGGTCACGCCGGCCCGGCCGAAACCGCCGTAATCCGCCATCTCCACCCGGAACTGATACGCGACGATCGACTCGACGAGGCCGGCGACGGAGCGGCCGACGGCTGGGGCGAGTGGGTCGCCGGCACGAACCTCGCGTACGATTCCGACGAGTTCACTGACAGCGGCGTCGTCGGCGATCCCCGCGACGGCGACGCGGCGCTCGGTGAGGAGCTTCTCGATTCGGCCGCGGCCGAACTCTCGAAGCTTCTGGAAGCCGTCGCCCGTCGCGGGCGCTGA
- a CDS encoding 50S ribosomal protein L16, producing MSDKPASMYRDIDKPSYTRREYITGIPGSKVAQYKMGNFDAEPDDYEVQISLIVDEEVQIRHGSLEAARLSANRRMLKELGENGDYKMILRKFPHQVIRENKQATGAGADRVSDGMRQAFGKIVGTAARIPRDDRLFTIWCHPEDAAVAKDSLRRAYNKISPPCTVRVERGEDLLIA from the coding sequence ATGAGTGACAAGCCCGCCTCAATGTACAGGGACATCGACAAGCCCTCGTACACCCGACGGGAGTACATCACGGGCATCCCCGGCTCGAAGGTCGCCCAGTACAAGATGGGCAACTTCGACGCCGAGCCCGACGATTACGAGGTTCAGATCAGCCTCATCGTCGACGAGGAGGTCCAGATCCGCCACGGATCGCTCGAAGCCGCACGGCTCTCGGCGAACCGCCGCATGCTCAAAGAGCTCGGCGAGAACGGCGACTACAAGATGATCCTCCGGAAGTTCCCCCACCAGGTCATCCGGGAGAACAAGCAGGCGACCGGCGCGGGCGCGGACCGTGTCTCGGACGGGATGCGGCAGGCGTTCGGCAAGATCGTCGGCACGGCCGCCCGAATCCCGCGTGACGACCGCCTATTTACCATCTGGTGTCACCCCGAGGACGCCGCGGTCGCGAAGGACTCGCTCCGCCGCGCGTACAACAAGATCTCCCCGCCGTGCACCGTTCGCGTCGAGCGCGGCGAAGACCTGCTCATCGCGTAA
- a CDS encoding rhomboid family intramembrane serine protease: protein MATCDVCGKDENMPYNCRHCGGTYCGDHRLPENHGCPGLENWNDPSGVFDSGFDDSVGGDGGRGGFGNTGRRGVLDRLGLNTGPGGVLGYFRNNLTYLFLAIMVVVFLLQNILFVQFGSSIWEAIFTLSSAHPEYVWTWIVSVFAHGSPAHLLFNAIALYFFGPLVERQVGSRKFAALFVVSGIVAGLGQVGVALVTGEQVAVLGASGAIMAIMGVLAITSPELKVLLFFVIPMSIRTLTVLFAAFSIFAFVSNGGVLDGVAHFAHLTGLVIGLWYGTRIKDRIRRGPRQLNIGPGGPGGPGGPGRFP, encoded by the coding sequence ATGGCGACGTGTGACGTCTGTGGCAAGGACGAGAACATGCCGTACAACTGCCGCCACTGCGGCGGCACCTACTGCGGCGACCACCGGCTGCCGGAGAACCACGGCTGCCCCGGTCTGGAAAACTGGAACGACCCGAGCGGCGTCTTCGACAGCGGTTTCGACGACTCGGTCGGCGGAGACGGTGGGCGAGGCGGCTTCGGGAACACCGGTCGGCGGGGCGTCCTCGACCGACTCGGCCTCAACACCGGTCCGGGCGGCGTACTCGGCTACTTCCGGAACAATCTCACCTACCTCTTTCTCGCGATTATGGTCGTCGTGTTTCTGCTTCAGAATATCCTTTTCGTTCAATTTGGTAGTAGCATCTGGGAAGCGATATTTACTTTAAGTTCAGCCCACCCCGAGTACGTCTGGACGTGGATCGTCTCGGTGTTCGCACACGGCAGCCCGGCGCATCTGCTGTTCAACGCGATCGCGCTGTACTTCTTTGGCCCGCTCGTCGAGCGACAGGTCGGCTCCCGGAAGTTCGCGGCGCTGTTCGTCGTCAGCGGGATCGTCGCGGGGCTCGGCCAGGTCGGCGTCGCCCTCGTGACCGGCGAACAGGTCGCCGTCCTCGGCGCTTCGGGCGCGATCATGGCGATCATGGGCGTGCTGGCGATCACCTCGCCGGAGCTGAAGGTGCTGCTGTTTTTCGTCATCCCGATGTCGATCCGGACGCTGACGGTGCTGTTCGCGGCGTTCTCGATCTTCGCGTTCGTCTCGAACGGCGGGGTTCTCGACGGCGTCGCCCACTTCGCCCACCTCACCGGCCTCGTGATCGGCCTGTGGTACGGCACCCGAATCAAAGACCGCATACGACGGGGGCCGCGGCAGTTGAACATCGGCCCCGGGGGACCGGGCGGCCCCGGCGGCCCCGGACGGTTCCCGTAG
- a CDS encoding endonuclease V: MRVGADRFRPTAPDDREGMEALQREIAAAAVFEDAIDFTPDAIRDGEALVAGIDQAFLGERAVSAVVLVRGGEVVARAHAITPLSMPYVPGLLAFREGEPIVAALETLDVEPDLLVFDGSGRIHYREAGLATHVGSCFDAPAIGVTKNLLCGRPRDPTDGLAEGDRVAIEADDSMTAPDGTVVGYAYQSRQYSESKRINPVYVSSGHRLSAATALECVIACGGEYKLPRPTRLADRYADELKREHGG; this comes from the coding sequence ATGCGCGTTGGTGCCGACCGATTTCGGCCGACCGCCCCGGACGACCGCGAGGGGATGGAGGCGCTGCAACGCGAGATCGCGGCGGCCGCGGTGTTCGAGGACGCGATCGACTTCACGCCCGATGCGATTCGAGACGGCGAAGCGCTCGTCGCGGGGATCGATCAGGCCTTTCTGGGCGAGCGGGCGGTGTCGGCCGTCGTCCTCGTCCGCGGCGGCGAGGTCGTCGCTCGCGCCCACGCCATCACGCCGCTTTCGATGCCGTACGTCCCCGGCCTCCTCGCCTTCCGGGAGGGTGAGCCGATCGTCGCGGCGCTGGAGACCCTCGACGTCGAGCCGGACCTGCTCGTCTTCGACGGCAGCGGCCGGATCCACTACCGGGAGGCGGGGCTGGCGACCCACGTCGGCAGCTGTTTCGACGCGCCCGCGATTGGCGTGACGAAGAACCTCCTCTGTGGGCGTCCGCGCGACCCCACCGACGGCCTCGCGGAAGGCGATCGGGTAGCGATCGAGGCTGACGACTCGATGACCGCGCCCGACGGGACCGTCGTGGGCTACGCCTACCAGAGCCGGCAGTATTCGGAGTCGAAGCGTATCAACCCGGTCTACGTCTCCTCGGGCCACCGGCTGTCGGCGGCGACGGCGCTCGAGTGCGTGATCGCCTGCGGTGGTGAGTACAAACTGCCGCGGCCGACGCGGCTCGCCGACCGGTACGCCGACGAACTGAAACGTGAGCACGGTGGGTGA
- a CDS encoding class I SAM-dependent methyltransferase — translation MTDWDERFGSGQYPQEPEPSALLRRYVDSLPTGRALDVAAGTGRNAVFLAERGHRVDALDASRVGLEITRDRAAERGVEDRLDPVQADVPTYEFPTDTYDLVTISFYRAVDRLSDIKASLIEGGILFAEHHLRTTDSVSSGPSGDRYRFAANELLRATLDLTVLAYEERTERRSDGRSGAIARVVARNTSGQRQSYPPLEAADTET, via the coding sequence ATGACCGATTGGGACGAGCGATTCGGCAGCGGACAGTACCCCCAAGAGCCGGAACCCTCGGCGCTGTTGCGGCGCTACGTCGATTCGCTCCCGACGGGCCGCGCGCTCGACGTGGCGGCGGGCACCGGGCGGAACGCCGTCTTCTTGGCCGAGCGCGGCCACCGGGTCGACGCGCTCGACGCGTCGCGGGTCGGCCTCGAAATCACGCGCGATCGGGCGGCCGAGCGGGGCGTCGAAGACCGGCTCGACCCTGTGCAGGCGGACGTTCCGACGTACGAGTTCCCGACCGACACCTACGACCTCGTGACGATCAGTTTCTACCGCGCAGTCGATCGGTTGTCGGACATCAAGGCGTCGCTGATCGAGGGCGGAATCCTCTTCGCCGAACACCACCTGCGCACGACCGATTCGGTGTCGAGCGGCCCCAGCGGTGACCGCTACCGATTCGCGGCGAACGAACTCCTCCGAGCGACGCTGGATCTCACCGTCCTCGCCTACGAGGAACGGACCGAGCGCCGCTCTGACGGGCGATCCGGAGCGATCGCCCGCGTAGTCGCCCGGAACACGTCGGGGCAGCGACAGTCGTACCCGCCGCTCGAAGCGGCGGACACCGAGACGTAG
- a CDS encoding helix-turn-helix transcriptional regulator — MADSDGEALTDLPPSAKLVYKVLEYNGGMTQKRIVEESMLSARTVRYALERLEAIEIVSEDVYFADARQNLYELTDTGEVATDGTADPAVSDD; from the coding sequence ATGGCCGATTCCGACGGGGAAGCACTCACAGATCTTCCGCCCAGCGCGAAGCTCGTTTATAAAGTACTTGAGTATAACGGTGGGATGACGCAAAAACGCATCGTCGAGGAGTCGATGCTTTCGGCTCGAACCGTCCGCTACGCCCTCGAACGGCTCGAAGCGATCGAGATCGTCTCCGAGGACGTGTACTTCGCCGACGCGCGACAGAACCTCTACGAACTCACCGATACCGGGGAGGTGGCCACCGACGGCACCGCTGACCCCGCCGTTTCGGACGACTGA
- a CDS encoding EMC6-like membrane protein, protein MATDTVERRTAHVRGVTVTTIACLAGVIAAVISTTVAAGAEDTLAVYILASAVIVQFPLFRVLEMVGLELNADDFGAKDYLYVAFMTFAFWFVCWAILLETGASF, encoded by the coding sequence ATGGCAACCGATACGGTCGAGCGTCGGACCGCACACGTCCGTGGCGTCACCGTCACGACGATCGCGTGTCTTGCCGGCGTCATCGCCGCCGTCATCTCCACGACCGTCGCGGCGGGAGCCGAGGACACGCTCGCCGTCTACATCCTCGCGAGCGCGGTCATCGTGCAGTTCCCGCTCTTTCGCGTCCTCGAGATGGTCGGCCTCGAACTGAACGCCGACGACTTCGGGGCGAAAGACTACCTCTACGTCGCGTTCATGACGTTCGCCTTCTGGTTCGTGTGCTGGGCGATCCTCCTCGAGACCGGAGCGAGCTTCTGA
- a CDS encoding ribosome biogenesis/translation initiation ATPase RLI, whose product MADDSIAVVDLDRCQPDRCNYECANFCPPNRTGEECIVTREERHGDDEYYAGGPDQISISEELCLGETCGICVEKCPFDAIEIINLPQELDEVPTHRYGENSFALYGLPAPQEGRVTGILGPNGIGKTTAVHILADEITPNLGRFEDEPNWEEVLAEYRGTALQEYLEDLQDGDVTVARKPQYVDKIPDTFDGKTSELLAGVDERGVADELVERLEIEAVIDQPIDTLSGGELQRVALAATLVRDADFYFLDEITPYLDIGQRVTAARLIQQLSADDRSMLVVEHDLAVLDLLADALHVAYGEPGVFGVITPPKSTKGGINEYLHGYLENENMRIRPGAIEFEEHAPRTEGYGDTLVEYPAMTKSYGDGEFSLEIDAGEIRQNEVLGIVGPNGIGKSTFAKLLAGRLEPDEGSFDATLDISYKPQYVEIDQPMRVDAFLSSITDDFGSSYWTTEIANPLQLERIMEQNLSDLSGGERQRVAIAACLSKEADLYLLDEPSAHLDVEQRVLATRAIRRYTENHDKTAMVIDHDIYMIDLLSDRLQVFEGTPAERGHAGRPMGMREGMNTFLANLDVTFRRDERTGRPRINKPGSQKDRQQKNAGEYYYAPTDSN is encoded by the coding sequence ATGGCCGACGACAGCATCGCCGTGGTCGATCTGGACCGCTGCCAGCCCGACCGGTGTAACTACGAATGCGCGAACTTCTGTCCGCCGAACCGGACCGGCGAGGAGTGCATCGTCACCCGCGAGGAGCGCCACGGGGACGACGAGTACTACGCGGGCGGCCCCGACCAGATCTCGATCTCCGAGGAGCTGTGTCTCGGCGAGACCTGCGGGATATGCGTCGAGAAGTGTCCCTTCGACGCGATCGAGATCATCAACCTCCCGCAGGAACTCGACGAGGTCCCGACGCACCGGTACGGCGAGAACAGCTTCGCGCTGTACGGGCTGCCCGCCCCTCAGGAGGGGCGGGTGACCGGGATTTTGGGACCGAACGGGATCGGGAAGACGACCGCCGTCCACATCCTCGCCGACGAGATCACGCCGAACCTCGGTCGGTTCGAGGACGAGCCGAACTGGGAAGAAGTGCTGGCGGAGTATCGCGGGACCGCGCTGCAAGAGTACCTCGAAGACCTCCAAGACGGCGACGTGACGGTCGCCCGAAAACCGCAGTACGTCGACAAGATCCCCGACACCTTCGACGGGAAGACGAGCGAGCTGCTCGCGGGCGTCGACGAACGCGGCGTCGCCGACGAGCTCGTCGAGCGACTCGAGATCGAGGCGGTGATCGACCAGCCGATCGACACGCTCTCCGGCGGCGAACTCCAGCGCGTCGCCTTGGCCGCGACGCTCGTCCGGGACGCCGACTTCTACTTCCTCGACGAGATCACGCCGTATCTCGATATCGGCCAGCGCGTGACGGCGGCGCGGCTGATCCAGCAGCTCTCGGCGGACGATCGCTCGATGCTCGTCGTCGAACACGACCTCGCGGTGCTCGACCTGCTCGCCGACGCGCTCCACGTCGCCTACGGTGAGCCGGGCGTCTTCGGCGTCATCACGCCGCCGAAATCGACGAAGGGCGGGATCAACGAGTACCTCCACGGCTACCTCGAAAACGAGAACATGCGGATCCGGCCGGGAGCGATCGAGTTCGAGGAGCACGCCCCGCGAACGGAGGGCTACGGCGACACGCTCGTCGAGTACCCCGCGATGACCAAGTCCTACGGCGATGGCGAGTTCAGCCTCGAGATCGACGCCGGCGAGATCCGTCAAAACGAGGTGCTGGGCATCGTCGGCCCGAACGGGATCGGCAAGTCGACGTTCGCGAAGCTGCTCGCCGGGCGCTTAGAGCCCGACGAGGGGAGCTTCGATGCGACCCTCGACATCTCGTACAAACCGCAGTACGTCGAGATCGATCAGCCGATGCGCGTCGACGCGTTCCTCTCGTCGATCACCGACGACTTCGGCTCCTCCTATTGGACCACCGAGATCGCGAATCCGCTCCAGCTCGAACGCATCATGGAGCAGAACCTCTCGGATCTCTCCGGCGGCGAGCGCCAGCGGGTCGCCATCGCGGCGTGTCTCTCGAAGGAAGCCGACCTCTACCTCCTCGACGAGCCCTCCGCGCACCTCGACGTCGAACAGCGGGTGCTCGCGACGCGGGCCATTCGCCGCTACACCGAGAACCACGACAAGACCGCGATGGTGATCGACCACGACATCTACATGATCGACCTGCTCTCGGATCGCCTGCAGGTGTTCGAGGGGACGCCCGCCGAGCGCGGTCACGCCGGCCGCCCGATGGGGATGCGCGAGGGGATGAACACCTTCCTCGCGAACCTCGATGTGACGTTTCGTCGCGACGAGCGCACGGGTCGCCCCCGAATCAACAAGCCCGGCTCCCAGAAAGATCGCCAACAGAAGAACGCGGGCGAGTACTACTACGCGCCGACCGACTCGAACTGA
- the hjc gene encoding Holliday junction resolvase Hjc, with amino-acid sequence MANPNAKGDRRERELVTKLDEAGFAVMRAPASGSATERELPDVLAGDGETFYAIEAKSSAGNPIYLSGEEIEALVYFARNFGAKPRVGVRFDREDWYFFHPGDLYQTDGGNYRVKKETALADGTDFAEFTGGSKKVTLDEIAVEDADDGDEDVREIVGAVERGDLSVDDAVEML; translated from the coding sequence ATGGCGAATCCGAACGCGAAGGGCGATCGCCGCGAGCGCGAACTCGTCACGAAGCTCGACGAGGCCGGCTTCGCGGTCATGCGCGCGCCCGCCTCGGGCAGCGCGACCGAGCGCGAGCTCCCGGACGTGCTCGCGGGCGACGGCGAGACGTTCTACGCGATCGAGGCGAAGTCCTCGGCGGGCAACCCGATCTACCTCTCCGGCGAGGAGATCGAGGCGCTCGTGTACTTCGCGCGGAACTTCGGCGCGAAACCCCGCGTCGGCGTCCGGTTCGACCGGGAGGACTGGTACTTTTTCCACCCCGGCGATCTGTATCAGACCGACGGCGGCAACTACCGTGTGAAAAAAGAGACCGCGCTCGCCGACGGAACGGATTTCGCGGAGTTCACCGGCGGATCGAAGAAGGTGACGCTCGACGAGATCGCCGTCGAGGACGCGGACGACGGCGACGAGGACGTCCGCGAGATCGTCGGCGCGGTCGAGCGCGGCGACCTCTCGGTGGACGACGCGGTCGAGATGCTGTAA
- a CDS encoding NOG1 family protein, whose protein sequence is MHFEDLPTTPRSEELVDKAFSRAARAGRAKQGTEAQESMLQTAANILSDNLGNVVTSWPDFELVDPFYYELADATLADTDVGGVDRLRQHLSEVMWASRQTDSIKEEYHGRIRNADSDTARKHRKQAFARLADITEQVEDELFAISEARDALKTLPDIRADEPAIVVAGYPNVGKSSFVNGVTNARNETAAYPYTTTRISVGHLERDHIRYQLVDTPGLLDRPAEDRNPIESQAVSALTHLADAVLVMLDASGECGYPIEDQLELLADIEATFDAPVLVVCNKSDRSTDVEADLYMSVETGEGVENVLDAAIDAVGYEPELPFEG, encoded by the coding sequence ATGCACTTCGAGGACCTTCCGACGACGCCCCGGTCGGAGGAGCTGGTCGACAAGGCGTTCTCTCGGGCGGCGCGCGCGGGGCGGGCGAAACAGGGCACGGAGGCCCAGGAGTCGATGCTGCAGACGGCCGCGAACATCCTCTCGGACAACCTCGGTAACGTCGTCACCTCGTGGCCCGACTTCGAGCTGGTCGACCCCTTCTACTACGAACTCGCGGACGCGACGCTCGCGGACACGGACGTCGGCGGCGTCGACCGGCTCCGACAGCACCTCTCGGAGGTAATGTGGGCCTCCAGACAGACCGACTCGATCAAGGAGGAGTATCACGGCCGGATCAGGAACGCCGACAGCGACACCGCGCGGAAGCATCGAAAGCAAGCGTTCGCGCGGCTCGCGGACATCACCGAACAAGTCGAAGACGAACTCTTCGCGATCAGCGAGGCGCGGGACGCCCTCAAGACGCTGCCGGACATCCGCGCCGACGAGCCCGCGATCGTCGTCGCCGGCTACCCCAACGTCGGCAAGTCCTCGTTCGTCAACGGCGTGACGAACGCCAGAAACGAGACGGCCGCCTACCCCTACACGACCACCCGGATCAGCGTCGGCCACCTCGAACGCGACCACATCCGGTATCAGCTGGTCGACACGCCGGGCCTGCTCGACCGACCCGCCGAGGACCGCAACCCGATCGAGTCCCAGGCCGTCTCGGCGTTGACCCACCTCGCCGATGCCGTCCTCGTCATGCTCGACGCCAGCGGGGAGTGCGGCTACCCGATCGAGGACCAGCTCGAACTGCTCGCCGATATCGAGGCGACGTTCGACGCCCCGGTGCTCGTCGTCTGCAACAAATCCGACCGGTCGACCGACGTCGAGGCCGATCTGTACATGAGCGTCGAGACGGGCGAGGGCGTCGAGAACGTCCTCGACGCCGCGATCGACGCCGTCGGCTACGAGCCGGAGTTGCCATTCGAAGGCTAA